Proteins encoded by one window of Cheilinus undulatus linkage group 13, ASM1832078v1, whole genome shotgun sequence:
- the LOC121520112 gene encoding stonustoxin subunit alpha-like encodes MLLSSGLESPHCRLDSLSLSGCLVTEEGCSSLASALSSSCLTKLDLSYNHPGEGGEKLLSALQKDPHCRLETLRLDHGGWHNLKPGLKKYACELEVDTNTVNRNLKLSDNNRTVTGVEEDQSYPDHPDRFDNWSQLLCRTGLTGRCYWEFEWRGEVNVSVSYRGIRRRGDYDECVFGRNDQSWILSCSDDGYSVYHNDIETKISSSSSCSSSSRVGVYLDHPAGSLSFYRVSSDRLIHLHTFNTTFTEPLYPGFGVWSTYLGSSGSLVSLCSL; translated from the exons aTGCTGCTGTCTTCTGGACTGGAGAGTCCACACTGCAGACTGGACTCTCTCAG tCTGTCTGGCTGTTTGGTCACAGAGGAAGgctgttcttctctggcctcagctctgaGCTCCTCCTGTCTGACAAAGCTAGACCTGAGCTACAATCATccaggagaaggaggagagaaacTACTGTCTGCTCTACAGAAGGATCCACACTGCAGACTGGAGACACTGAG ACTGGACCATGGGGGATGGCACAATCTGAAACCAGGTCTGAAGAAGT ACGCCTGTGAGCTGGAAgtggacacaaacacagtgaaCAGAAACCTCAAACTGTCTGACAACAACAGGACGGTGACAGGTGTGGAGGAGGATCAGTCATATCCTGATCATCCAGACAGGTTTGATAATTGGTCCCAACTGCTGTGTCGGACTGGTCTGACCGGTCGCTGTTACTGGGAGTTCGAGTGGAGAGGAGAGGTTAATGTTTCGGTGAGTTACAGAGGAATCAGACGGAGAGGGGACTATGATGAATGTGTGTTTGGACGTAATGATCAGTCCTGGATTCTGAGCTGCTCTGATGATGGTTACTCTGTCTATCACAATGACATAGAAACAAaaatctcctcctcctcctcctgttcaTCCTCTAGTAGAGTAGGGGTGTATCTGGACCATCCTGCTGGCTCTCTGTCCTTCTACAGAGTCTCCTCTGACAGACTGATCCACCTCCACACCTTCAACACCACATTCACTGAACCCCTCTATCCTGGGTTTGGGGTTTGGTCCACATATTTGGGTTCCTCAGGTTCCTTGGTGTCTCTGTGTTCTCTGTAG